A genomic window from Streptomyces sp. NBC_01298 includes:
- a CDS encoding endonuclease/exonuclease/phosphatase family protein, with amino-acid sequence MTQADSGPTPTPTPDPAHRLLPRQPPRPQPRPRPWPWPWPTAFNGTPVPVRPTLPVLATLLSTLLAVLLTRPSLVPNTPGHLGSFLETFLPWLGLAVPLLLALALHRRSAATALALLLPTAAWLLQFGNLLPHTPTQAPASTHPTLTAVQHNISDENPNPSRTASALAASHPTLIAVEELTPAALAAFTAALAADYPHHATHGTVGLWSAYPLTDVRPVDIRPSALTGDPHWNRALRATAATPGGPVAVYVVHLPSLRLGTSGFGSARRDESAVRLGAVLAAEPADRVVLLGDLNGTADDRGLAPLRTGLVAKATPATPGFAFTWPAAFPLARIDQILARSGNVTRVRTLPATSSDHLPLTAEILFD; translated from the coding sequence ATGACCCAGGCAGACTCGGGGCCGACCCCCACCCCAACCCCCGACCCCGCCCACCGCCTCCTCCCCCGCCAACCACCCCGCCCCCAACCCCGCCCACGCCCTTGGCCTTGGCCCTGGCCCACGGCCTTCAACGGCACACCCGTCCCCGTACGCCCCACACTCCCCGTACTCGCCACGCTCCTCTCCACACTCCTCGCCGTACTCCTGACCCGCCCCTCCCTCGTCCCCAACACCCCCGGCCACCTAGGCAGCTTCCTGGAGACGTTCCTGCCCTGGCTCGGCCTGGCCGTCCCGCTCCTCCTCGCCCTGGCCCTACACCGCCGCTCCGCCGCCACCGCCCTGGCCCTCCTGCTCCCCACCGCAGCCTGGCTCCTCCAGTTCGGCAACCTCCTCCCCCACACCCCCACCCAAGCCCCCGCCTCCACCCACCCCACCCTCACCGCCGTCCAGCACAACATCAGCGACGAGAACCCGAACCCCTCCCGAACGGCCAGCGCCCTCGCCGCCTCCCACCCCACCCTCATCGCCGTCGAGGAGCTCACCCCCGCCGCCCTCGCTGCCTTCACCGCCGCCCTCGCCGCGGACTACCCCCACCACGCCACCCACGGCACGGTCGGCCTCTGGTCGGCGTACCCGCTCACCGACGTCCGCCCCGTCGACATCAGACCGTCGGCCCTAACCGGCGACCCGCACTGGAACCGCGCCCTGCGCGCCACCGCCGCCACCCCCGGCGGGCCCGTCGCCGTCTACGTCGTCCACCTCCCCTCTCTACGCCTCGGCACCTCCGGCTTCGGATCCGCCCGCCGTGACGAGAGCGCAGTGCGGCTCGGCGCCGTCCTCGCCGCGGAACCCGCCGACCGCGTCGTCCTGCTCGGGGACCTCAACGGCACTGCCGACGACCGCGGCCTGGCCCCCCTTCGCACCGGCCTGGTAGCAAAGGCAACACCCGCCACCCCCGGCTTCGCCTTCACCTGGCCCGCGGCCTTCCCGCTGGCCCGGATCGACCAGATCCTGGCCCGCTCAGGCAACGTCACCCGCGTCCGTACGCTCCCCGCCACCTCCAGCGATCACCTGCCCCTCACCGCCGAGATCCTGTTCGATTAA
- a CDS encoding GNAT family N-acetyltransferase, translating to MDAASEAALSDWQHVHNTVIPTTPLSLEDVRERSARNVLHIAHLGDTIVGCTTVRPPATGSSTATVIARVLPAYRGRGFGRELYSYALAQARSLGAEVIETVVLASNPEGLDFARRAGFIEFDRYVLPGDTVAFVDLRLA from the coding sequence GTGGACGCCGCCTCCGAAGCCGCGCTGAGCGACTGGCAGCACGTCCACAACACGGTCATCCCAACAACCCCCCTCTCCTTGGAAGACGTACGGGAGCGCTCCGCGCGCAACGTCCTTCACATCGCCCATCTCGGCGACACCATCGTCGGATGCACGACGGTCCGGCCCCCCGCGACCGGCTCCTCGACCGCCACCGTGATCGCGCGCGTCCTGCCCGCGTACCGGGGACGGGGTTTCGGCCGCGAGCTGTACTCCTACGCACTCGCCCAGGCACGGTCCCTCGGCGCCGAGGTGATCGAGACCGTGGTCCTCGCGTCCAACCCCGAGGGCCTGGACTTCGCGCGCCGAGCCGGCTTCATCGAGTTCGACCGCTACGTCCTCCCCGGCGACACCGTGGCCTTCGTAGACCTACGCCTCGCGTGA
- a CDS encoding ABC transporter substrate-binding protein — MNASAVPSSGGPAGGAVVRLGALVPLARPGWVDAGRQLLAGLELAVREANDAGGVDGRALELMVRDTAADPGRAAAAVEELAGLGVAAVVGEYHSVVARAAAARADALGVPYLCSSAVLDVLTEEPTEWVARLAPAQSHGWRTYADFLFEAGHRRIAVAIQPSVYWASGTRILRERFAGRGGGVVEIEVDGTSVEGVCDVLAGEGATALLLLVGYPEPAAAIVRAVRGDRRLGEVLIGAPAGQPEFAGWAEALGGDGAGVPFLRYLPERLGPLGERVGKELRERLGEEPSFVAFEGWDSVTVLAEVFRSHGTDRAAIAAAWPRVEVEGTRGPIRFSRTPGIGVWQWVWAPVRVVDRDPADVTGPFRILHGE; from the coding sequence GTGAACGCCTCGGCAGTGCCGTCGTCAGGGGGGCCGGCCGGTGGGGCGGTCGTGCGGCTGGGGGCTCTCGTGCCGTTGGCGCGGCCCGGGTGGGTCGATGCGGGGCGGCAGCTGCTTGCGGGGCTTGAGCTTGCCGTGCGGGAGGCCAATGACGCGGGAGGGGTTGACGGGCGGGCGCTGGAGCTCATGGTGCGGGACACCGCCGCCGATCCGGGGCGGGCCGCGGCGGCCGTGGAGGAGCTGGCCGGGCTGGGGGTGGCCGCCGTGGTGGGGGAGTACCACAGCGTCGTCGCCCGGGCCGCCGCCGCTCGGGCCGATGCCCTCGGGGTGCCGTACCTGTGTTCCTCCGCGGTGCTCGACGTGCTCACCGAGGAGCCGACGGAGTGGGTCGCGCGGCTGGCTCCGGCGCAGTCCCACGGCTGGCGGACGTACGCGGACTTTCTGTTTGAGGCGGGCCACAGGCGGATCGCGGTGGCGATCCAGCCGAGTGTCTACTGGGCTTCCGGGACGCGCATCCTGCGGGAGCGGTTTGCCGGTCGTGGGGGCGGCGTCGTCGAGATCGAGGTGGACGGGACCTCTGTTGAAGGGGTGTGTGACGTGCTCGCCGGGGAGGGGGCTACCGCGCTCCTCCTGCTGGTCGGATATCCGGAGCCGGCGGCGGCGATCGTCCGGGCGGTACGGGGCGACCGGCGGCTCGGGGAGGTGCTGATCGGCGCTCCGGCCGGACAGCCGGAGTTCGCCGGATGGGCCGAGGCGCTGGGCGGGGACGGCGCCGGGGTCCCCTTCCTGCGCTACCTGCCCGAGCGGCTCGGTCCGCTCGGGGAGCGGGTGGGGAAGGAGCTCCGCGAGCGGCTGGGCGAGGAGCCCTCGTTCGTGGCCTTCGAGGGCTGGGACAGCGTCACCGTCCTCGCCGAGGTGTTCCGTTCGCACGGCACGGACCGGGCGGCCATCGCCGCGGCATGGCCGCGGGTGGAGGTCGAGGGCACCCGTGGGCCGATCCGGTTCTCCCGGACGCCGGGGATCGGTGTCTGGCAGTGGGTCTGGGCACCCGTCCGTGTGGTCGACCGGGACCCGGCGGACGTCACCGGTCCCTTTCGGATCCTCCACGGCGAATGA